Proteins encoded together in one Bos indicus isolate NIAB-ARS_2022 breed Sahiwal x Tharparkar chromosome 3, NIAB-ARS_B.indTharparkar_mat_pri_1.0, whole genome shotgun sequence window:
- the OLFML3 gene encoding olfactomedin-like protein 3, with protein sequence MGPRTPLLILLLLSWLGPLQGQQHHLVEYMERRLAALEERLAQCQDQSSRHAAELRDFKNKMLPLLEVAEKEREALRTEADTISGRVDRLEREVDYLETQNPALPCVEVDEKVTGGPGTKGKGRRNEKYDMITDCGYTISQVRSMKILKRFGGPAGLWTKDPLGPAEKIYVLDGTQNDTAFVFPRLRDFTLAMAARKASRVRVPFPWVGTGQLVYGGFLYYARRPPGGPGGGGELQNTLQLIKFHLANRTVVDSSVFPAEGLIPPYGLTADTYIDLAADEEGLWAVYATREDDRHLCLAKLDPQTLDTEQQWDTPCPRENAEAAFVICGTLYVVYNTRPASRARIQCSFDASGTLTPERAALPYFPRRYGAHASLRYNPRERQLYAWDDGYQIVYKLEMRKKEEEV encoded by the exons ATGGGGCCCCGCACTCCGCTCCTCATCCTGCTCCTTTTGTCATGGTTGGGACCCCTTCAAGGACAGCAGCACCACCTTGTGGAATACATGGAACGCCGATTAGCTGCCTTAGAG GAACGGCTGGCCCAGTGCCAGGACCAGAGTAGTCGGCATGCTGCTGAGCTGCGGGACTTCAAGAACAAGATGCTGCCGCTGTTGGAGGTGGCCGAGAAGGAACGGGAGGCGCTCAGAACTGAAGCTGACACCATCTCCGGGAGAGTAGACCGTCTGGAGCGGGAGGTGGACTATCTAGAGACCCAGAATCCGGCCCTGCCATGTGTAGAGGTTGATGAGAAGGTGACCGGAGGCCCTGGGACCAAAGGCAAGGGCAGAAGAAATGAGAAGTACGATATGATAACAG ACTGTGGCTACACAATCTCTCAGGTGAGATCAATGAAGATCCTGAAGCGGTTTGGTGGCCCAGCCGGTCTATGGACAAAGGATCCACTGGGCCCAGCAGAGAAGATCTACGTGTTAGATGGGACCCAGAACGACACAGCCTTTGTCTTCCCAAGACTGCGTGACTTCACCCTTGCCATGGCCGCCCGGAAGGCTTCCCGGGTCCGGGTGCCCTTCCCCTGGGTAGGCACGGGCCAGCTGGTGTATGGTGGCTTTCTGTATTATGCCCGGAGGCCCCCTGGAGGGCCTGGAGGGGGCGGTGAGTTGCAGAACACTTTGCAGCTCATTAAGTTCCACCTGGCAAACCGGACAGTGGTGGACAGTTCAGTGTTCCCAGCGGAGGGCTTGATCCCCCCATATGGGCTGACGGCAGACACATACATAGACCTGGCGGCTGACGAGGAGGGCCTTTGGGCTGTCTATGCCACCCGGGAGGATGACAGGCACTTGTGTCTGGCCAAGTTAGACCCACAGACACTGGACACAGAGCAGCAGTGGGATACCCCGTGTCCCCGCGAGAATGCCGAGGCCGCCTTTGTCATCTGTGGGACCCTCTACGTCGTCTATAATACCCGCCCCGCCAGCCGTGCCCGCATCCAGTGCTCCTTTGATGCCAGCGGCACCCTGACCCCTGAAAGGGCAGCACTCCCTTATTTCCCCCGCCGATATGGTGCCCATGCCAGCCTGCGCTATAACCCCCGTGAGCGCCAGCTCTACGCCTGGGATGATGGCTACCAGATTGTCTATAAGCTGGagatgaggaagaaagaggaagaagtttGA